In the genome of Amaranthus tricolor cultivar Red isolate AtriRed21 chromosome 15, ASM2621246v1, whole genome shotgun sequence, one region contains:
- the LOC130800956 gene encoding histone-lysine N-methyltransferase CLF-like, with translation MQSIISKDEEKGRSQSSRERPIRNRVKGGYHVKSKGLNSNMKYKTLVVDLNLSLSLSHTVYTRPEYIMILKPRKKSTGSANKRKGKSTQSESASSNARNASDSSDSDEKLSQDNTSIGQNKSKSGGKSGARKSRNKRAAEKILVAIQKRHKKMLPQDADSASAGPTLSRDIKLRSRTRKEDEFASSSPHKKGNLSTNERSKKGSLALCCSKSINCGGSSDPLIMASNSQSTGILDYVSRKEELVDESPGKRELNNDKSWKALEKALYEKGLEIFGKNSCLISRNLLNGLKTCSEVYQYMTLLNTKLSGQIGEDGTNLDCSKAMGDEDRGRSRYVRRRGRVRRLKYTWKSTGYHSIRKRISERKDQPCRQYNPCGCGTACGKQCPCLLNGTCCEKYCGCPKSCKNRFRGCHCAKSQCRSRQCPCFAADRECDPDVCRNCWVSCGDGTLGIPNQRGDNYGCRNMKLLLKQQQRVLLGRSDVSGWGAFLKNGVGKHEYLGEYTGELISHREADKRGKIYDRENSSN, from the exons GTTTGAATTCAAATATGAAGTATAAGACTTTGGTTGTGGATTTGAACTTGAGTCTGAGTTTGAGTCACACGGTTTACACCAGACCAGAATATATTATG ATACTTAAACCAAGGAAGAAGTCTACTGGATCCGCAAACAAGCGAAAGGGGAAATCTACTCAAAGTGAAAGTGCCtcgtcaaatgctagaaatgcATCCGATAGTAGTGATTCGGATGAGAAACTTTCTCAAGATAACACCAGCATTGGCCAGAATAAGAGCAAGTCTGGCGGGAAATCGGGTGCTCGGAAAAGTAGGAACAAGCGTGCTGCTGAAAAAATACTTGTTGCTATTCAGAAGAGGCATAAGAAAATGTTGCCTCAAGATGCTGATTCAGCTAGCGCTGGACCTACTTTGTCCAGAGATATCAAACTTCGTTCCCGGACACGGAAAGAAGATGAATTTGCAAGTTCATCTCCACATAAGAAAGGGAATTTGAGTACTAATGAAAGGTCAAAGAAAGGTTCCCTTGCCTTGTGCTGTTCCAAATCCATAAATTGTGGGGGTTCTAGTGATCCTCTAATTATGGCATCAAACAGTCAGTCTACTGGTATTTTGGATTATGTGTCAAGGAAAGAGGAACTTGTAGATGAAAGCCCAGGGAAACGGGAactaaataatgataaatcttGGAAGGCTCTTGAAAAAGCTCTTTATGAAAAGGGTTTAGAGATATTTGGCAAGAACAG TTGTTTGATCTCTAGAAACCTTTTAAATGGATTGAAAACATGTTCAGAGGTCTACCAGTACATGACTCTTTTGAATACTAAGCTATCCGGTCAAATTGGTGAAGATGGAACTAACCTTGACTGCTCTAAAGCTATG GGCGATGAAGACAGGGGAAGATCAAGATATGTTCGGAGGAGAGGTAGAGTTCGTCGTTTGAAGTACACTTGGAAGTCTACTGGCTATCATTCAATTAGAAAAAGGATTTCAGAGAGGAAAGATCAGCCTTGTCGTCAATATAATCCTTGTGGGTGTGGGACTGCTTGTGGGAAGCAGTGTCCATGCCTTTTAAATGGCACATGCTGTGAAAAATACTGCGG GTGTCCTAAGAGCTGCAAAAACAGATTCCGGGGCTGCCACTGTGCTAAAAGTCAGTGCAGAAGTCGTCAATGTCCTTGCTTTGCTGCCGATAGGGAATGTGATCCAGATGTCTGTCGTAATTGTTGGGTTAG TTGTGGTGATGGTACACTTGGTATCCCGAATCAAAGAGGTGACAATTATGGTTGTAGAAATATGAAGCTTTTGCTCAAGCAGCAGCAGCGG GTTCTACTTGGTAGGTCTGATGTTTCTGGGTGGGGAGCTTTTCTTAAG AATGGTGTTGGAAAACATGAATACCTCGGAGAGTACACTGGGGAGTTAATCTCACATCGGGAAGCTGACAAACGTGGCAAGATATATGATCGTGAAAATTCTTCTAATTGA
- the LOC130801687 gene encoding rhodanese-like domain-containing protein 10: MAAIHLNPQSFSSKLEKIYSKTYPYTPQRSFHLQINAVSGKFLIDSGAVRAVTPKEAGIALKSEALKMLDVRPEWEREKASVVGSFHVPLFVKDPDNSLITLIKKWVHLGYIGLWTGQKFTTINSEFVSQVQGIVPDKESMLLVACGEGLRSMVAVSKLHEAGYTNLEWLAGGFVRAKDGDFPVEGDEKLQYATIGGVSYYFLKILNLLQAGDIST, translated from the exons ATGGCAGCTATACATTTAAACCCACAGTCATTTTCTTCAAAACTTGAGAAAATATACAGCAAAACATACCCTTATACTCCTCAAAGAAGCTTCCATTTACAAATAAATGCAGTTTCTGGAAAGTTCCTGATAGACTCAGGAGCAGTAAGAGCCGTTACTCCTAAAGAAGCTGGGATTGCCCTAAAATCGGAGGCACTAAAGATGTTGGATGTGAGACCCGAATGGGAACGAGAGAAAGCCAGTGTTGTTGGTTCATTTCATGTTCCACTCTTTGTTAAGGATCCTGATAACTCTCTTATAACGTTGATTAAGAAATGGGTGCATCTTGGGTACATTGGGTTATGGACAGGACAGAAGTTTACTACTATCAACTCTGAGTTTGTGTCACAAGTTCAAGGGATTGTTCCTGATAAGGAGAGTATGCTTCTTGTGGCTTGTGGTGAGGGATTGAG GTCTATGGTAGCGGTTTCGAAGCTGCACGAAGCAGGATACACGAACTTGGAATGGTTGGCCGGAGGATTTGTTCGAGCCAAAGATGGTGATTTCCCTGTTGAAGGAGATGAAAAGTTGCAATATGCTACAATTGGTGGTGTTTCATATTATTTCcttaaaattcttaatcttttACAAGCAGGAGACATTTCTACTTGA
- the LOC130801684 gene encoding uncharacterized protein LOC130801684 isoform X1: MDALWAVGVSTQMSCLNIKLAEFQGISMTSKHTNKEEIRNYIKKKPENWKFRKIPVDQVYKTNILHKIPSYIIKDFEETVKINSSNNKNVSLNLLSTKFLNGFIKKHHLFLHLGLVQIAIKPLITDGLGAPIVVCIRDVRHHNFQKSLLALVESDLCKGPFYFNCFPSFSVSLDDVSSLQVLIMARGIPLEFTYRIVCKAMVDLSSEALNEPVLGETTYFQLATGVSCTTKWDEFDLHISESSTANEVPEQQSRDSVDSRPDDRVLNEGTLMAEGSSTINRNLDEWKYPKIPVDQVYNSDNHAILNLGSIFGHSSAWSKAKKALNILPSSSVKDIEKTITLKANQSICIKLLKGCISKQDKLMDLGLVQIAIKPLIIDGLKAPIIVCLRDARLLDIKRSLKEVVQTDLSQGPFYINNIPGHSISLSDDSLSAVLTLNVSKCRVPLKLTYRVVCKVSKYPILVQRGEKWTPGETTYFQPGIGTRNTTKWDEVQIPESWAHT; this comes from the exons ATGGATGCCCTGTGGGCTGTGGGTGTATCTACACAAATGTCCTGTCTTAACATTAAATTGGCTGAATTTCAGGGCATATCAATGACTTCTAAACACACCAACAAAGAAGAAATCagaaattacataaaaaagaaaCCAGAAAATTGGAAATTCCGCAAGATTCCAGTTGATCAAGTGTATAAAACCAACATACTCCACAAAATTCCAAGCTATATCATAAAAGATTTTGAAGAAACTGTCAAAATAAACAGCAGCAACAACAAAAATGTATCCCTTAATCTACTCTCTACCAAATTCCTAAATGGTTTCATCAAGAAACACCATTTGTTTTTACACTTGGGTTTAGTCCAAATTGCTATAAAACCCTTAATAACAGATGGGTTAGGTGCTCCAATAGTTGTGTGTATAAGAGATGTTAGGCATCATAACTTTCAAAAGTCCTTGTTAGCACTTGTTGAATCTGATCTTTGTAAGGGTCCATTCTATTTCAATTGTTTCCCAAGTTTTTCGGTTTCGTTAGACGATGTTTCTTCCTTGCAAGTGTTGATCATGGCTAGAGGGATTCCTTTGGAATTCACTTATAGGATTGTGTGTAAGGCAATGGTGGATTTGAGCTCTGAGGCTTTGAATGAGCCTGTTTTGGGTGAGACTACTTATTTTCAACTAGCTACTGGGGTTAGTTGTACTACTAAATGGGATGAGTTTGACTTGCATATCTCTGAATCTTCTACTGCCAATGAAGTGCCTGAACAGCAGAGTAGGGATTCAGTCGATTCACGTCCGGATGATCGAGTCCTTAATGAG GGCACATTAATGGCTGAAGGAAGCTCAACAATCAACAGAAACCTAGATGAATGGAAATACCCAAAAATCCCAGTTGATCAAGTATACAATAGTGATAATCATGCTATTCTCAACTTGGGGTCTATTTTCGGTCATTCTTCTGCATGGTCAAAAGCCAAAAAAGCACTCAATATTCTCCCTAGCTCTTCTGTAAAAGACATTGAAAAAACCATCACACTGAAAGCCAATCAGAGTATCTGCATTAAGTTACTAAAAGGCTGTATAAGCAAGCAAGATAAGCTAATGGACTTGGGTTTAGTCCAAATAGCAATCAAACCTTTGATTATAGATGGGTTAAAAGCTCCAATCATAGTGTGCCTTAGAGATGCTAGGTTGTTGGATATCAAGAGGTCCTTAAAAGAAGTTGTACAAACAGATCTTTCTCAAGGTCCTTTCTATATCAATAACATTCCGGGTCATTCGATTTCGTTGAGTGATGATTCTTTATCAGCAGTTCTTACTTTGAATGTCTCTAAGTGTAGGGTACCTTTGAAATTGACATATAGGGTTGTGTGTAAGGTCTCAAAATACCCAATCTTGGTACAAAGAGGGGAGAAGTGGACTCCAGGAGAAACAACTTATTTTCAGCCCGGTATTGGGACTCGAAACACAACTAAATGGGATGAGGTGCAAATTCCTGAGTCATGGGCTCACACTTGA
- the LOC130801684 gene encoding uncharacterized protein LOC130801684 isoform X2, with the protein MTSKHTNKEEIRNYIKKKPENWKFRKIPVDQVYKTNILHKIPSYIIKDFEETVKINSSNNKNVSLNLLSTKFLNGFIKKHHLFLHLGLVQIAIKPLITDGLGAPIVVCIRDVRHHNFQKSLLALVESDLCKGPFYFNCFPSFSVSLDDVSSLQVLIMARGIPLEFTYRIVCKAMVDLSSEALNEPVLGETTYFQLATGVSCTTKWDEFDLHISESSTANEVPEQQSRDSVDSRPDDRVLNEGTLMAEGSSTINRNLDEWKYPKIPVDQVYNSDNHAILNLGSIFGHSSAWSKAKKALNILPSSSVKDIEKTITLKANQSICIKLLKGCISKQDKLMDLGLVQIAIKPLIIDGLKAPIIVCLRDARLLDIKRSLKEVVQTDLSQGPFYINNIPGHSISLSDDSLSAVLTLNVSKCRVPLKLTYRVVCKVSKYPILVQRGEKWTPGETTYFQPGIGTRNTTKWDEVQIPESWAHT; encoded by the exons ATGACTTCTAAACACACCAACAAAGAAGAAATCagaaattacataaaaaagaaaCCAGAAAATTGGAAATTCCGCAAGATTCCAGTTGATCAAGTGTATAAAACCAACATACTCCACAAAATTCCAAGCTATATCATAAAAGATTTTGAAGAAACTGTCAAAATAAACAGCAGCAACAACAAAAATGTATCCCTTAATCTACTCTCTACCAAATTCCTAAATGGTTTCATCAAGAAACACCATTTGTTTTTACACTTGGGTTTAGTCCAAATTGCTATAAAACCCTTAATAACAGATGGGTTAGGTGCTCCAATAGTTGTGTGTATAAGAGATGTTAGGCATCATAACTTTCAAAAGTCCTTGTTAGCACTTGTTGAATCTGATCTTTGTAAGGGTCCATTCTATTTCAATTGTTTCCCAAGTTTTTCGGTTTCGTTAGACGATGTTTCTTCCTTGCAAGTGTTGATCATGGCTAGAGGGATTCCTTTGGAATTCACTTATAGGATTGTGTGTAAGGCAATGGTGGATTTGAGCTCTGAGGCTTTGAATGAGCCTGTTTTGGGTGAGACTACTTATTTTCAACTAGCTACTGGGGTTAGTTGTACTACTAAATGGGATGAGTTTGACTTGCATATCTCTGAATCTTCTACTGCCAATGAAGTGCCTGAACAGCAGAGTAGGGATTCAGTCGATTCACGTCCGGATGATCGAGTCCTTAATGAG GGCACATTAATGGCTGAAGGAAGCTCAACAATCAACAGAAACCTAGATGAATGGAAATACCCAAAAATCCCAGTTGATCAAGTATACAATAGTGATAATCATGCTATTCTCAACTTGGGGTCTATTTTCGGTCATTCTTCTGCATGGTCAAAAGCCAAAAAAGCACTCAATATTCTCCCTAGCTCTTCTGTAAAAGACATTGAAAAAACCATCACACTGAAAGCCAATCAGAGTATCTGCATTAAGTTACTAAAAGGCTGTATAAGCAAGCAAGATAAGCTAATGGACTTGGGTTTAGTCCAAATAGCAATCAAACCTTTGATTATAGATGGGTTAAAAGCTCCAATCATAGTGTGCCTTAGAGATGCTAGGTTGTTGGATATCAAGAGGTCCTTAAAAGAAGTTGTACAAACAGATCTTTCTCAAGGTCCTTTCTATATCAATAACATTCCGGGTCATTCGATTTCGTTGAGTGATGATTCTTTATCAGCAGTTCTTACTTTGAATGTCTCTAAGTGTAGGGTACCTTTGAAATTGACATATAGGGTTGTGTGTAAGGTCTCAAAATACCCAATCTTGGTACAAAGAGGGGAGAAGTGGACTCCAGGAGAAACAACTTATTTTCAGCCCGGTATTGGGACTCGAAACACAACTAAATGGGATGAGGTGCAAATTCCTGAGTCATGGGCTCACACTTGA
- the LOC130801685 gene encoding binding partner of ACD11 1-like gives MSSGSTVKVSNVSLKASERELKEFFSFSGDIIYLETKCEHEDCQTAYVTFKDIQGAQTAVLLTGATIVDKTVAITLDPDYELPPGALASPAGAPGGAQAALRKAEDVVTSMLAKGFILGKDAVGKAKSFDNKHELTSTASTKIASLDQKIGLTEKISMGTSAVNNKVKDLDQKYQVLEKTKSAFSAAEEKVSIAGSALMKNRYVFTGATWVTGAFNRVAKVAGEVVQKTIEKVGMAEDEKKRKIVDDFAHIHLSESDSPHTESPKCVSAQKNESSPKAESSTKAESSPEAKSSPTDASPTEKQQPTKPEPAQGFIF, from the exons ATGTCTTCG GGAAGCACTGTAAAAGTCAGCAATGTTTCTCTAAAAGCATCTGAACGAGAACTCAAagagtttttttctttttctggtGATATTATCTATTTGGAGACGAAATG TGAACATGAAGATTGCCAGACTGCATATGTTACCTTCAAGGACATTCAAGGAGCTCAAACAGCTGTTTTACTAACG GGCGCAACTATAGTTGACAAGACAGTTGCAATTACTTTGGATCCAGATTACGAGCTCCCTCCTGGTGCTTTAGCTTCTCCAGCT GGTGCCCCCGGAGGCGCTCAAGCTGCTCTTAGAAAAGCAGAGGATGTTGTTACCAGCATGCTAGCGAAGGGCTTTATCTTAGGGAAAGATGCAGTAGGCAAGGCAAAATCCTTCGACAATAAGCATGAGCTAACGTCAACAGCCTCTACTAAAATTGCATCTCTGGACCAGAAGATTGGTCTTACTGAGAAGATTAGCATGGGTACTTCTGCTGTCAACAACAAAGTGAAGGATTTGGATCAGAAATATCAGGTGTTGGAGAAAACAAAATCAGCTTTTTCTGCCGCAGAGGAAAAAGTCAGTATTGCAGGGTCTGCTTTAATGAAGAACCGCTATGTTTTTACTGGTGCTACCTGGGTAACCGGGGCTTTCAACAGGGTGGCTAAAGTAGCCGGTGAAGTCGTCCAGAAAACAATCGAGAAAGTTGGGATGGCAGAAGATGAAAAGAAGAGGAAAATCGTGGATGATTTTGCTCACATTCACCTGTCAGAATCTGACTCACCTCACACTGAATCCCCCAAATGCGTATCAGCACAAAAAAATGAATCATCTCCAAAGGCCGAATCATCAACGAAAGCTGAATCATCACCGGAAGCCAAATCATCACCCACAGATGCTTCCCCCACTGAAAAGCAGCAACCTACAAAGCCTGAACCAGCTCAAGGTTTTATCTTTTGA